In a genomic window of Thalassotalea piscium:
- a CDS encoding XrtA-associated tyrosine autokinase produces the protein MSTIEKALQKQRDKANNATTESGTLEKAINTAEVNANVTADVKAEAIQAKQVTPEHVASTTAYTNDNVITIDKDDLEKRGYLVDNGSRKSIKDEFRQIKRKLLTNAFGAAAKTLKHPNLIMVSSSKPNEGKTFVSINLALSIALEQDKTVLLIDADVLRPSINRELGLDEMPGLIEYLLGENKDIGESIYNSNIDKLKVIPAGKPHHLSNELLASDKMVALAEELAQRYPDRVVIFDCPPLIGVSETLVLSSFMGQAILVVEESKTQLADIQKATENLSEDLALGLVVNKAIRSHRDMYGYYGYGYGAN, from the coding sequence ATGAGTACAATTGAAAAAGCGCTACAAAAGCAAAGAGACAAAGCAAACAACGCTACAACAGAAAGCGGTACTTTAGAAAAAGCTATTAACACTGCAGAAGTTAATGCCAATGTTACTGCCGATGTAAAGGCCGAGGCTATACAGGCGAAACAAGTTACACCAGAGCATGTAGCTTCTACCACCGCTTATACTAACGATAACGTTATTACCATTGATAAAGACGACCTTGAAAAAAGAGGTTACTTGGTAGACAACGGTTCTCGTAAAAGTATTAAAGATGAGTTTCGCCAAATTAAGCGTAAGTTATTAACCAATGCCTTTGGCGCTGCAGCAAAAACATTAAAGCACCCTAACCTTATTATGGTAAGTAGCTCTAAGCCAAATGAAGGTAAAACCTTTGTTTCAATTAATTTAGCCTTGAGTATTGCCTTAGAGCAAGATAAAACCGTGCTATTAATAGATGCCGATGTGTTAAGACCAAGTATTAATAGAGAACTTGGTCTTGATGAAATGCCAGGGTTGATTGAATACCTTTTAGGTGAAAACAAAGACATTGGTGAATCAATTTACAATAGTAATATTGATAAACTTAAGGTAATACCTGCTGGCAAGCCGCATCATTTATCGAACGAGTTATTAGCGAGTGATAAAATGGTAGCCTTAGCTGAAGAACTAGCGCAACGCTACCCTGACCGAGTTGTTATTTTTGATTGCCCACCGTTAATTGGTGTTTCTGAAACCTTAGTATTGTCTAGCTTTATGGGGCAAGCTATTTTGGTGGTGGAAGAGTCAAAAACACAACTTGCCGATATTCAAAAAGCAACTGAAAACCTTAGTGAAGATCTTGCTTTAGGTTTGGTTGTTAATAAAGCAATTAGATCTCATAGGGATATGTATGGCTACTATGGCTATGGATATGGCGCGAATTAA
- a CDS encoding TIGR03016 family PEP-CTERM system-associated outer membrane protein — MATMAMDMARIKSLSVFSLLCLLPQISTAGEWEFSPELFVDEIYTDNVKLTKSNEINSLVSQVGLALNTNYKAQYLAFDLSSTSTYAMYSHDHDIDDDFHTLNSQLSYMLWPNGITFTASAAISNQSRNSARNGLADIVSGNTVQIENYSSGLAYNVVNSDFTINSSVQYQITESEDNIGDREGVVASLSSNNGKSARHVFWEVSGSYQDLENNNRESTLYRSEIKLGWISGVGFNPFIRYYDEDNEGAIQGQRSLESNSVGLGVRWLVTPRLFVDLSYNKPIGDKLTIDGEVQDNYLDYSIGWQPTQRTKLSASYSQRFYGDSYQLSLTHENKRLTNTISYNEAVQTFTRNNFEAVLQGVYLCPSNVVDDLANCYLSNDQIVDVTDIFTVPVYDFELVEDYGLSLNKSLNWTSTLALPRTTFTLGINGFEQENLESKLVNTNKAASFSFSRELSPKSTLKLLLSYREQEFDSNTTEDRFNRYRQASINYDRKLNNSLTSTFSISSLNRESELLYLNYDENRISFKVTKGF, encoded by the coding sequence ATGGCTACTATGGCTATGGATATGGCGCGAATTAAATCTTTATCGGTTTTTTCGCTCTTATGCTTATTACCGCAAATAAGCACAGCAGGTGAATGGGAATTTTCGCCTGAGCTTTTTGTTGATGAAATTTATACCGACAATGTAAAGTTAACTAAGTCTAACGAGATAAACAGCTTAGTTAGCCAAGTTGGTTTAGCGTTAAACACCAATTATAAAGCACAATATTTAGCATTCGATTTAAGCTCTACTAGCACCTATGCTATGTACAGCCATGATCATGATATTGATGATGATTTTCATACCTTAAACAGCCAGCTTAGTTATATGCTGTGGCCAAACGGCATAACTTTTACTGCAAGTGCTGCTATTAGTAATCAGAGCCGTAATTCAGCGCGAAATGGCCTTGCCGATATTGTAAGCGGTAACACTGTTCAAATTGAAAACTACAGCTCTGGTTTAGCTTATAATGTTGTTAACAGCGACTTTACTATTAACAGCTCGGTTCAATATCAAATTACTGAAAGTGAAGATAATATTGGTGACCGAGAAGGTGTTGTTGCATCTTTAAGCTCTAACAATGGTAAAAGTGCAAGGCACGTTTTTTGGGAAGTATCTGGCTCTTATCAAGATTTAGAAAACAATAATCGTGAGAGTACGCTTTACCGCTCAGAAATAAAGCTTGGCTGGATATCGGGTGTTGGCTTTAACCCGTTTATTCGTTATTACGATGAAGATAATGAAGGTGCCATTCAAGGGCAACGTTCGCTTGAGTCAAATTCTGTTGGTTTAGGTGTACGCTGGTTGGTTACACCGCGTTTGTTTGTAGACTTGTCTTACAATAAACCTATTGGTGACAAGCTAACTATCGATGGTGAGGTACAAGACAATTATTTAGACTATTCTATCGGCTGGCAACCTACCCAACGCACTAAGTTATCGGCAAGTTATTCGCAACGCTTTTATGGCGACAGTTATCAATTGTCGTTAACACACGAAAACAAGCGCTTAACGAATACCATTTCATATAATGAAGCGGTACAAACTTTTACACGTAATAACTTTGAAGCGGTGCTTCAAGGGGTTTATTTATGCCCTTCAAACGTAGTTGACGATTTGGCGAATTGCTATTTAAGCAATGATCAAATTGTTGATGTTACTGACATATTTACTGTGCCTGTTTATGATTTTGAGCTCGTTGAAGATTACGGACTCTCTTTAAATAAAAGCTTAAATTGGACTAGCACCCTAGCGTTGCCTAGAACGACCTTTACCCTTGGCATTAATGGTTTTGAACAAGAGAATTTAGAATCTAAACTAGTAAACACTAACAAAGCTGCTAGTTTCAGCTTTAGCCGCGAACTTAGTCCTAAATCAACGCTTAAATTGTTATTAAGTTATAGAGAGCAAGAGTTTGACTCTAATACTACCGAAGATCGC
- a CDS encoding XrtA system polysaccharide chain length determinant has protein sequence MQEIIEQVVDYLKGVWIKRRYLIIATWLICPIGWLVVAQLDDVYESEATVFADTQSILGPLLKGITVSTDTEKQIELMVRTLLSRDNLERISRMTDLDVSARTPLEYEELIKSLKEDIIIKKTGGRQQNIFRITYEHQNPETAKNVVQSVLTVFIESMLGESRSDSDSAQRFLDSQIKEYENRLATSEAKLTDFKQKYSDVLPNQYGGYYQKLTAAKEQLKSIELMILETKTQLESARAQLPKKGDDANQANNNIVGENTIQTTYDSRIEELETALDNLLLRYTEKHPDVVEVKNRLAMLSKQREKEIEDFLNSESSEGGSYNLSQNPVTQGIMIQINQLENLIASATVRANSYQQQVTELESKIHILPEIEAELTALNRDYGITKDQYEQLLSRKETAQIAKQADESTNKINFRIIDPPKAPTEPSGPKRILFFIAVLIAGVGVGTGLSLFVSQISPVVTSGRQVSQVTGIPVFGVVSATENLGLQKWHRRKTQIFILSNMLLLSILFALVVYFSFPDAIQALVRKVM, from the coding sequence ATGCAAGAAATAATTGAACAGGTAGTAGATTACCTAAAAGGAGTTTGGATTAAACGTCGCTATTTAATAATAGCAACGTGGCTAATTTGTCCAATTGGGTGGTTAGTAGTAGCGCAACTTGATGATGTTTATGAGTCGGAAGCTACCGTTTTTGCTGATACACAGTCTATTTTAGGGCCGTTATTAAAAGGTATTACGGTTTCAACCGATACTGAAAAACAAATTGAGCTAATGGTAAGAACATTACTAAGTCGCGACAATCTTGAGCGTATTTCAAGGATGACTGACTTAGATGTTTCAGCTAGAACGCCTTTAGAGTATGAAGAGCTTATAAAGAGTCTTAAAGAAGATATTATTATTAAAAAAACAGGTGGCCGTCAGCAAAATATCTTTAGAATTACCTATGAGCATCAAAACCCTGAAACCGCTAAAAATGTTGTGCAATCGGTATTAACTGTATTTATTGAAAGCATGTTAGGCGAAAGCCGCAGTGACTCTGACTCTGCACAACGTTTTTTAGACTCGCAAATTAAAGAGTATGAAAACCGCTTAGCTACTTCTGAAGCTAAACTGACTGACTTTAAACAAAAATATAGCGATGTACTGCCTAATCAATACGGCGGTTATTATCAAAAGCTAACTGCGGCCAAAGAGCAATTAAAGTCGATTGAGTTGATGATTCTCGAAACTAAAACTCAACTAGAGTCGGCTCGCGCCCAGCTCCCGAAAAAAGGTGATGACGCTAACCAAGCTAACAATAATATTGTAGGTGAAAATACCATTCAAACCACTTATGACTCTAGAATTGAAGAGCTTGAAACCGCACTAGACAACTTATTATTACGTTACACTGAAAAGCACCCTGATGTGGTTGAAGTAAAAAATCGTTTGGCGATGCTGTCTAAGCAACGTGAAAAAGAAATAGAAGATTTTTTAAATTCAGAGTCAAGCGAAGGTGGTAGTTATAACCTTTCTCAAAATCCTGTTACTCAGGGGATAATGATTCAAATAAACCAACTTGAGAATTTAATAGCTTCTGCAACAGTACGTGCTAATAGCTATCAGCAACAGGTAACTGAGCTTGAAAGTAAAATTCATATTTTACCAGAAATTGAAGCCGAATTAACCGCGCTTAATCGTGATTATGGCATTACTAAAGACCAGTACGAGCAATTGTTGTCGCGTAAAGAAACTGCGCAAATAGCCAAACAAGCAGACGAGTCTACTAACAAAATTAACTTTAGAATTATTGATCCGCCAAAAGCACCTACTGAGCCTTCAGGTCCGAAAAGAATATTATTTTTTATTGCTGTGTTAATTGCTGGTGTAGGTGTGGGTACTGGGTTATCACTTTTTGTAAGCCAAATTAGCCCTGTTGTAACCTCAGGCCGACAAGTATCTCAAGTTACTGGCATTCCTGTTTTTGGTGTTGTTTCAGCAACTGAGAACTTAGGTTTACAAAAATGGCATCGACGAAAAACACAGATATTTATTCTGTCTAACATGTTATTGTTATCAATATTATTCGCGTTAGTGGTATATTTTTCTTTTCCAGATGCCATTCAAGCGCTTGTTAGGAAGGTAATGTAA